In Flammeovirgaceae bacterium, the sequence TGCATAATTTCAAAGAGTTAAAAGTTTGGCAACTATCGAGACAACTCGTTAAAGAGATTTATGAATTGACGGTCGACTTTCCTTCTTCGGAAAAGTATGGATTGATATCACAACTTCGCAGATGCACAGTCTCAATTCCAACTAACATTGCTGAAGGTGCTGGGCGAAATACAGATAAGGACTTTGCACAGTTCTTAAACATGAGTTTGGGATCGGCCTATGAGCTTGAAACGCTTTTGATTCTTTCTTTTGATGTAAACCTGATTACTCAGGAACAATTGGATTTTTTAACGAATAGGATTTCCGAAATACAAAAAATGACTTTTGGCTTGATCAAGACGTTGCGCCAGGAGTCTTATGTCTAATGTCTTGATACTAATGTCGAAACAACACAAAGTATGGCAACCGAAGTAGCAACAACAAGCGCAATTAAAGGAGGCGAATTCCTGATCCGTGAAACGCAGGCAAATGAGATCTTCATACCCGAAGAATTCAATGAAGAGCAGTTGATGATCAAGCAGCAATGCGAAGATTTTCTGGCCAAAGAAATCTGGCCAAGGCTGGATGAAATTGATTCCATGAAGCACC encodes:
- a CDS encoding four helix bundle protein, producing the protein MHNFKELKVWQLSRQLVKEIYELTVDFPSSEKYGLISQLRRCTVSIPTNIAEGAGRNTDKDFAQFLNMSLGSAYELETLLILSFDVNLITQEQLDFLTNRISEIQKMTFGLIKTLRQESYV